A window of the Oryzias melastigma strain HK-1 linkage group LG11, ASM292280v2, whole genome shotgun sequence genome harbors these coding sequences:
- the zbtb37 gene encoding zinc finger and BTB domain-containing protein 37, which yields MERSGSIQLDIPDFSNSVLTHLNQLRVQGRLCDIVVNVQGQSFRAHKVVLAASSPYFRDHMSLSQMSTVSLTVIRNPSVFEQLLSFCYTGRLCLQLADIISYLTAASFLQMQHIIDRCTQILEGIHLKINLADLDDESRGEEVVRGSRRSTETVVRGGGHHGGLRLLGSRGGVEASEAGSPTEEQLSPPPTVEHSGLEGPRASSRVAKEPILRINRAGQWYVETSSEPERAGSAEEGGDRVRIKTERMEEWIGAGEHQEDGVQMEEGATVMIDSSGRSTLVTGPLGALGARSAQPSSSFSETDRFSPTGSVVVLTERQRAKSESPSRADELRQPSSQGEEHATFDMGGYEEYLREQVGDRWYRYNPRLTCIYCCKSFNQKGSLDRHMRLHMGITPFVCRICGKKYTRKDQLEYHIRKHTGNKPFHCHVCGKSFPFQAILNQHFRKNHPGCAPQEAHSASPETTTASVTSRGGPSDEASPSQEEPEGGGGGGGGSSSGGGQYGDGPQASVSTTGPD from the exons ATGGAGCGCTCTGGCAGCATCCAGCTGGACATCCCAGACTTCAGCAACTCGGTCCTGACTCACCTGAACCAGCTGCGAGTTCAGGGGCGTCTGTGCGACATCGTGGTCAACGTCCAGGGTCAGAGCTTCCGCGCACACAAGGTAGTCCTGGCTGCCAGCTCGCCATACTTCCGTGACCACATGTCCTTGAGCCAGATGAGCACCGTGTCGCTGACAGTGATCCGCAACCCGTCGGTGTTCGAGCAGCTGCTGTCCTTCTGCTACACCGGCCGGCTGTGCCTGCAGCTCGCAGACATCATCAGCTACCTGACGGCCGCCAGCTTCCTTCAGATGCAGCACATCATCGACCGCTGCACCCAGATCCTGGAGGGGATCCACCTGAAGATCAACCTGGCTGATCTGGATGACGAGTCCAGAGGAGAGGAGGTCGTGCGGGGTTCTAGGAGGTCCACTGAAACTGTGGTCCGTGGAGGGGGGCATCATGGAGGTCTACGTCTGCTGGGGTCGCGGGGGGGAGTGGAGGCGAGTGAGGCGGGCAGTCCAACGGAGGAGCAGCTCAGCCCTCCACCAACTGTGGAGCATAGCGGACTGGAAGGGCCCAGAGCGTCCAGCAGGGTGGCCAAGGAGCCCATCCTGCGCATCAACCGGGCGGGGCAGTGGTATGTGGAGACGAGCAGTGAGCCAGAGCGGGCCGGCAGCGCGGAAGAGGGCGGGGACAGAGTCAGGATCAAGACGGAGAGGATGGAGGAGTGGATCGGGGCGGGAGAGCACCAGGAGGACGGGGTGCAGATGGAGGAAGGGGCCACCGTGATGATCGACTCCTCCGGACGCAGCACGCTGGTCACAGGGCCGCTGGGAGCTCTGGGGGCCCGGAGTGCACAGCCGTCTTCCAGCTTCAGCGAGACGGACAG GTTCAGCCCGACAGGCAGCGTGGTCGTCCTGACGGAGCGCCAGAGAGCAAAGAGCGAGTCTCCCAGCAGAGCAGACGAGTTGCGGCAGCCCAGCTCTCAG GGGGAGGAGCATGCAACGTTCGATATGGGCGGCTATGAGGAGTACCTGAGGGAGCAGGTAGGAGACCGCTGGTACCGCTACAACCCTCGACTCACCTGCATCTACTGTTGCAAGTCCTTCAACCAAAAAGGCAGCCTCGACCGCCACATGCGTCTGCACATGGGCATCACGCCGTTCGTCTGCCGCATCTGTGGCAAAAAGTACACCCGCAAGGACCAGCTGGAGTACCACATCCGCAAGCACACGGGCAACAAGCCCTTCCATTGCCACGTCTGCGGGAAAAGCTTCCCCTTCCAGGCCATCCTCAACCAACACTTCCGCAAGAACCACCCAGGCTGCGCCCCCCAGGAGGCCCACAGTGCCTCCCCCGAGACCACCACCGCCTCCGTCACGTCGAGGGGAGGTCCGAGCGACGAGGCCTCCCCAAGCCAAGAGGAGCCAGAAGGCGgcggtggaggaggaggagggagcagCAGCGGCGGAGGGCAGTACGGGGACGGCCCCCAAGCCTCTGTGTCCACCACGGGGCCTGACTGA
- the LOC112136749 gene encoding uncharacterized protein LOC112136749, whose amino-acid sequence MSLIQLFILSTCCWTAAARYIWSDVPKLLLEYVEITEGEVLDVGCTVPIDYGEGVCRLFRGDSDYPFATVRAQSYSCNFHVGSSQLLGHRPVGSKISIRCDYKIQDFISQSSDSSYIIVWGTRPSPKLSVSRHFIPLDDSIEVTCSPPVTSVSRCYFYKDGFQFWGESCSRNLTGQALAVYQKLDPLLPVNLSCTYDPVTTHYIRSQYSNHISVFVVDMSKVSSSMDCEVSGPQYQLENSSWTTTGTNGANVTVRVTNSTLPSGHICT is encoded by the exons ATGAGTCTGATTCAACTCTTCATACTATCTACCTGCT GCTGGACTGCAGCTGCCAGGTACATCTGGTCAG ATGTGCCAAAACTCCTGCTGGAATACGTAGAAATCACAGAGGGAGAGGTCCTGGATGTGGGCTGCACAGTTCCCATTGACTACGGGGAAGGGGTCTGTCGCTTATTCAGAGGAGACTCTGATTACCCCTTTGCCACGGTGAGAGCTCAGAGTTATTCCTGCAATTTCCATGTGGGATCAAGCCAGCTGCTGGGACACAGGCCGGTGGGCAGCAAGATCTCCATCAGGTGTGACTACAAGATCCAGGATTTCATCTCACAGTCGAGCGACAGCAGCTACATCATCGTCTGGG GAACCAGACCCAGTCCCAAACTATCGGTCAGCCGCCACTTCATCCCACTAGACGACAGCATCGAGGTCACCTGCTCCCCTCCGGTGACCTCTGTCTCCCGTTGTTACTTTTACAAAGACGGGTTCCAGTTTTGGGGAGAATCTTGCAGCAGGAACTTGACCGGCCAGGCGCTGGCCGTCTACCAGAAGCTCGACCCTCTTCTTCCAGTCAACCTGAGCTGCACCTACGACCCTGTAACAACACACTACATCCGCTCCCAATACAGCAACCACATCTCAGTGTTTGTAGTCG ACATGAGTAAAGTCTCCTCATCCATGGATTGTGAAGTGTCTGGGCCTCAGTATCAGCTGGAGAACAGCAGCTGGACCACAACAGGAACCAACGGAGCGAATGTCACTGTTCGGGTGACCAACAGCACCCTGCCGTCTGGACACATCTGCACATAG
- the s1pr1 gene encoding sphingosine 1-phosphate receptor 1, with translation MAEPSYSDLIAKHYNFTGKFRKTEQDSGLKADSVIFIIVCCFIILENILVLATIWRTKKFHKPMYYFIGNLALSDLLAGVVYTANILLSGANTYKLTPTQWFLREGSMFVALAASVFSLLAIAIERHLTMLKMKLHNNGNTCRVFLLISTVWMIAAVLGGLPLMGWNCIQRMSQCSTVLPLYHKTYILFCTTVFSIILMAIVVLYARIYTLVRTRSRKLVFRKVTNSRGNPSTNSKSSEKSLALLKTVIIVLSCFIACWAPLFILLLLDVACETMSCPILYKVDWFLALAVLNSAMNPLIYTLTSNEMRRAFLKTLLCCTACLRPKAKFTGPIMGAEFSRSKSDNSSHPNKEEGEYSPKETTAVSSGNATSSS, from the coding sequence ATGGCTGAGCCCAGCTATTCCGATCTCATTGCCAAACACTACAACTTCACCGGCAAGTTCCGCAAGACGGAGCAGGACTCCGGTTTGAAGGCTGACTCTGTGATCTTCATCATCGTGTGCTGCTTCATCATCCTGGAGAACATCCTGGTACTTGCCACCATTTGGAGGACCAAGAAGTTTCATAAGCCCATGTACTACTTCATTGGGAACCTGGCGCTGTCTGACCTGCTGGCCGGCGTCGTGTACACCGCCAATATTCTGCTGTCGGGAGCCAACACCTACAAGTTGACGCCCACGCAGTGGTTCCTGAGAGAGGGCAGTATGTTCGTAGCTCTGGCGGCGTCTGTCTTCAGCCTCTTGGCCATTGCCATTGAGCGCCACCTCACTATGCTGAAGATGAAGCTGCACAACAACGGCAACACGTGCCGCGTCTTCCTCCTCATCAGCACGGTGTGGATGATCGCAGCGGTGCTGGGCGGGCTGCCGCTGATGGGCTGGAACTGCATCCAGAGGATGTCGCAGTGCTCCACCGTCCTACCGCTCTACCACAAAACCTACATCCTGTTCTGCACCACCGTCTTCAGCATCATCCTCATGGCCATCGTGGTACTCTACGCCCGGATCTACACGCTGGTGCGCACTCGCAGCCGCAAGCTCGTCTTCCGCAAAGTGACCAACAGCCGCGGGAATCCCAGCACTAACAGCAAGAGCTCGGAGAAGTCTCTGGCTCTGCTGAAGACCGTCATCATCGTCCTGAGCTGCTTCATCGCCTGCTGGGCACCGCTCTTCATCCTCCTGCTGCTGGACGTGGCCTGTGAGACGATGAGCTGCCCCATCCTCTACAAGGTGGATTGGTTCTTGGCGCTCGCCGTCCTCAACTCAGCCATGAACCCCCTCATCTACACGCTGACCAGCAACGAGATGCGGCGCGCCTTCCTCAAGACCCTTCTGTGCTGCACCGCCTGCCTCAGGCCGAAGGCTAAGTTCACGGGGCCCATCATGGGGGCGGAGTTCAGTCGCAGCAAATCCGATAACTCCTCCCATCCCAACAAGGAAGAGGGGGAGTACTCTCCAAAGGAGACGACAGCGGTGTCCTCAGGGAATGCCACCTCGTCGTCCTAA